From Nitrosopumilus zosterae, the proteins below share one genomic window:
- a CDS encoding MIP/aquaporin family protein — protein MVYSNIQIFTVELIGTFILVIFATGSIVYDVQIGGPYGIWFAAAAPFVALIIGVYSFGKISLAHFNPAVTIGYYITGHISKIQIVWYFAAEIIGAVLGSLFVMTFIGKDANLGSNVPNYDYSLFLIFPVEVLASALLMAVIFTVVYTKGLKGFSGIAIGGIVGLDIFFLAFISGASMNPARSLAPALLSGMMNDLWLYWSAPYVGTIIVAFLFRKKFEIQRKQEL, from the coding sequence ATGGTCTATTCTAACATTCAAATCTTTACTGTAGAATTGATTGGCACATTCATTCTTGTAATTTTTGCAACAGGTTCAATTGTATATGATGTTCAAATTGGTGGTCCATACGGTATATGGTTTGCAGCTGCTGCTCCATTTGTTGCGTTAATCATCGGCGTTTACTCGTTTGGTAAAATCTCTCTTGCACATTTCAATCCTGCAGTAACTATAGGTTATTACATAACTGGGCATATCTCAAAAATTCAAATCGTTTGGTATTTTGCAGCAGAAATTATTGGTGCAGTTTTGGGCTCTCTGTTTGTAATGACGTTTATTGGAAAAGACGCAAATCTAGGATCTAACGTTCCTAATTATGATTATTCTTTATTTTTGATTTTTCCAGTAGAAGTATTAGCATCTGCATTGCTTATGGCAGTGATTTTCACTGTTGTATATACAAAAGGATTGAAAGGGTTTAGTGGCATTGCCATTGGCGGTATAGTTGGATTGGATATTTTCTTTTTGGCATTTATTTCTGGAGCATCAATGAATCCTGCAAGATCCTTGGCACCTGCTTTGTTGTCTGGAATGATGAATGATTTGTGGCTCTATTGGAGCGCACCCTATGTTGGAACAATTATTGT
- a CDS encoding arsenate reductase ArsC translates to MAKPEKVLFVCVENAGRSQMAEGFLRKFAPHLDVISAGTKPRSQLIPTVIDVMKEVGIDITEQKPKELTNEMISQSITVNMGCMDKESCPALFVNDVIDWNISDPKDKDIEKIREIRDQIKNEVLNLIKKIEEQ, encoded by the coding sequence ATGGCCAAGCCAGAAAAAGTTCTTTTTGTGTGCGTAGAAAACGCTGGCCGAAGCCAGATGGCAGAAGGGTTTCTCAGAAAATTTGCACCTCATCTTGATGTAATTAGTGCGGGAACCAAGCCACGATCTCAACTTATTCCAACTGTCATTGACGTGATGAAAGAGGTTGGCATTGACATAACTGAGCAAAAACCAAAAGAACTGACAAATGAAATGATTTCACAGTCCATCACTGTCAATATGGGGTGTATGGATAAAGAATCATGTCCTGCGTTATTTGTAAATGATGTGATTGATTGGAATATTTCTGATCCAAAAGATAAGGATATTGAAAAAATACGAGAGATTCGTGATCAAATAAAAAATGAGGTGTTGAATCTCATTAAAAAAATAGAGGAACAATAA
- a CDS encoding ArsR/SmtB family transcription factor has product MNGISLLKCICDETRFGILELLQKNKELCVNDFVEKLKKDQPLVSHHLKTLKKCGIVKSRDEGKKAMYSISNNQLSVLISNITNASKKIPVLCSEDSCC; this is encoded by the coding sequence ATGAACGGAATTAGTCTCTTAAAATGTATTTGTGATGAGACAAGGTTTGGAATCCTAGAGTTACTGCAGAAAAACAAGGAATTGTGCGTAAATGATTTTGTCGAGAAATTAAAAAAAGATCAACCGCTAGTGTCACACCATCTAAAGACATTGAAAAAATGCGGCATTGTCAAATCAAGAGATGAAGGAAAAAAGGCAATGTATTCAATTTCAAATAATCAATTATCAGTGTTAATATCAAATATTACAAATGCAAGTAAAAAAATTCCGGTTTTGTGTTCTGAGGATTCCTGTTGTTAA
- a CDS encoding P-II family nitrogen regulator produces the protein MKLYNVKLLTIVCEILAQKNILEILKNHEITGYTTYEVDGNGARGLRGQGFKNEKNVKVEVIMHEEKLSDVVEEISRTLFANFAIVLYVSDVGVVRTEKF, from the coding sequence ATGAAACTCTACAATGTAAAATTGCTTACGATCGTATGTGAAATTCTTGCTCAAAAAAATATTCTTGAAATTTTAAAAAATCATGAAATAACAGGATATACAACTTATGAGGTTGATGGAAATGGCGCACGTGGGTTACGTGGTCAGGGTTTTAAAAATGAAAAAAATGTTAAAGTTGAAGTAATTATGCACGAAGAGAAACTATCTGATGTTGTTGAAGAAATATCTAGAACGCTGTTTGCAAATTTTGCTATTGTACTTTATGTTAGTGATGTTGGTGTTGTTAGGACTGAAAAGTTTTAA
- a CDS encoding sodium-dependent bicarbonate transport family permease produces the protein MDILQLIQSNLLTPIILFFLFGIIAARIKSDLKIPEAISEFLPIYLLAAIGLHGGIEMRNTGFENMLIPMLAAIGLSLLFTLNHYQILRRLGKFNIFDSYALASTYGAVGAVTFSVGLSFLKNQGVSSEGYLAAILAVLEPLAFILAIFLTNMAVSKQIKVKKKSFTADDASDIEIGIQSSKTKLSQVLHESITGKAIVILLGSIIIGYIIGENGFSSIKIVFDEMFTGAIVIFMIEMGIIAGQRLDDMKKVGIFLTAFAVIMPTFNGIVGVLVATVLGLSLGGAVMFGLLLASASFIAAPAVLRHTIPQAKPSLYITSALGITFPYNIIVLLPIMFAISSFVHTGEGSIDLFNYVIKDWI, from the coding sequence ATGGATATTTTACAATTAATTCAATCTAATCTCCTTACTCCAATTATTCTGTTCTTTTTGTTTGGAATCATTGCAGCTAGAATAAAATCTGATTTGAAAATACCTGAAGCAATTTCTGAATTTCTACCAATCTATCTTTTAGCCGCAATTGGTCTTCATGGCGGAATTGAGATGAGGAATACTGGATTTGAGAATATGCTGATTCCAATGTTGGCCGCAATTGGACTTTCGCTTTTGTTTACGTTAAACCACTACCAAATTCTGAGAAGACTGGGAAAATTCAATATCTTTGATTCGTATGCTTTAGCATCTACATATGGTGCAGTAGGTGCTGTAACTTTTTCAGTTGGATTATCTTTTCTTAAAAACCAAGGTGTTTCATCAGAAGGATATCTTGCAGCTATCCTAGCTGTGCTGGAGCCCCTTGCATTTATCCTGGCAATATTTTTGACTAACATGGCAGTTTCAAAACAAATCAAAGTAAAGAAAAAATCTTTTACAGCAGATGATGCCTCTGACATTGAAATTGGAATACAGAGTAGCAAAACAAAACTGTCTCAAGTTTTACATGAATCAATCACTGGCAAAGCTATCGTCATTCTGCTTGGAAGCATCATCATAGGATACATTATTGGGGAAAATGGATTTAGTTCAATCAAAATTGTTTTTGATGAAATGTTTACCGGTGCTATAGTGATCTTCATGATTGAAATGGGAATCATTGCAGGTCAAAGATTAGATGATATGAAAAAAGTGGGTATTTTTTTGACTGCATTTGCAGTAATTATGCCTACTTTTAATGGAATTGTTGGAGTTTTAGTTGCAACCGTACTGGGATTAAGTCTTGGTGGTGCAGTGATGTTTGGTTTGTTGTTGGCCAGCGCTTCATTTATTGCAGCGCCTGCAGTATTGCGTCATACAATCCCTCAAGCAAAACCTAGTCTTTACATTACCTCTGCACTGGGAATTACATTTCCTTACAACATCATTGTATTATTGCCAATAATGTTTGCAATCTCATCTTTTGTTCACACCGGAGAAGGATCGATAGACTTATTCAATTATGTCATAAAGGACTGGATATGA
- a CDS encoding phosphate signaling complex PhoU family protein — translation MTRLIDPSLQKLSFIMGEMGDMVVESISLAIDSYLDGTNTIDKVHSLSNSIRSKYYEVEDLTFDMLLKYQPVADDFRFIRSSTEISYAFSRFGRYAYDITQVRDLFGDVSECTNASLVESTKKVKHMIKEAVLSFAELDVRKAIKIREDEKVIDRIYKERLPKLIESNNTKCALAEALLLRYLERIGDHAVFMSDAINYIVTGKHRPSEERIASHTKQD, via the coding sequence ATGACTCGTTTAATTGATCCTTCTCTTCAAAAACTCTCTTTTATCATGGGGGAGATGGGTGATATGGTAGTAGAATCAATATCTCTTGCAATTGACTCTTATCTTGATGGAACAAACACAATAGATAAAGTCCATTCATTGTCTAATTCCATTCGTTCAAAGTACTATGAAGTTGAAGATTTGACCTTTGATATGCTTTTAAAATACCAGCCAGTTGCAGATGATTTTAGGTTCATAAGATCTTCCACTGAAATATCTTATGCTTTTTCTAGATTTGGAAGATATGCTTACGATATAACCCAAGTTAGAGATTTGTTTGGTGATGTTTCAGAATGTACCAATGCGTCACTTGTTGAATCTACAAAAAAAGTAAAGCACATGATAAAAGAAGCGGTGCTGTCCTTTGCAGAACTTGATGTTCGCAAAGCAATCAAAATTAGAGAAGATGAAAAAGTAATTGATAGGATATACAAAGAACGATTGCCGAAACTAATTGAATCAAATAATACAAAATGTGCTTTGGCAGAGGCACTATTGCTGAGATATTTGGAACGCATCGGTGATCATGCAGTATTCATGAGTGATGCAATAAATTACATAGTCACTGGAAAGCACCGACCTAGTGAAGAACGAATAGCATCACATACAAAACAAGACTGA
- the pstB gene encoding phosphate ABC transporter ATP-binding protein PstB has protein sequence MSIKSANTEEQIPSSSSSVVDSEKYKMIAENVTISYDGIPAVKNVTMKFKEKSVTALIGPSGCGKTTFLRCLNRMHDMTKNAKVEGKVMIDNIDLYDKSIDPIYHRRKVGMVFQKPNPFPTMSIYDNVTAGLKLNGVRDKKILNEIVEDSLKMAYLWDEVKNDLNKSAIELSGGQQQRLCIARALAIQPEVLLMDEPASALDPIATQKIEETITELKKEYTIIIVTHNMQQAVRVSDYTGFMYLGDLIEFRETKKLFTDPKNDLTAKYVKGHFG, from the coding sequence TTGAGTATTAAATCTGCAAATACCGAAGAACAAATTCCATCATCTTCGTCATCTGTTGTTGATTCTGAAAAATACAAAATGATTGCAGAAAATGTTACAATTAGTTATGATGGAATTCCTGCAGTCAAAAATGTTACAATGAAGTTTAAAGAAAAATCTGTTACGGCCCTTATTGGCCCGTCCGGATGTGGCAAAACTACCTTCCTGCGATGTCTTAACAGAATGCATGACATGACAAAAAATGCCAAAGTTGAAGGAAAAGTGATGATTGATAACATTGATCTTTATGATAAATCCATAGATCCTATTTATCACCGAAGAAAAGTTGGAATGGTTTTTCAAAAACCAAACCCATTCCCAACAATGTCAATTTATGATAATGTTACAGCAGGTTTGAAACTAAACGGCGTGCGAGACAAAAAAATTCTAAATGAAATAGTAGAAGATTCGCTAAAAATGGCTTATTTGTGGGATGAAGTAAAAAATGACTTGAACAAATCTGCTATTGAGTTGTCTGGAGGCCAACAGCAACGTCTATGTATTGCGCGAGCCTTGGCAATACAGCCTGAAGTTTTGTTGATGGACGAACCGGCATCCGCACTAGATCCTATTGCAACTCAAAAAATTGAGGAAACAATTACTGAATTAAAAAAAGAGTATACCATAATCATTGTAACACATAACATGCAACAGGCAGTCAGGGTGTCTGATTACACTGGTTTCATGTATTTGGGTGATCTAATTGAATTTAGAGAAACAAAAAAACTCTTTACAGATCCAAAAAATGATTTGACTGCAAAATATGTGAAGGGGCATTTCGGATAA
- the pstA gene encoding phosphate ABC transporter permease PstA has product MSTNEKRQEYRTLFKNNVEKRLVVDKIVRIIVFACVIIAIIPLGSILVEVFKNGFAAISYEFLTEVPGSIGSGEGGIGPAIQGTMIIIGLSSLIGVPIGVMSGIYLSEYGDNRLARSIRFFNDVFMEFPSIVLGIFAFLVIVLLLGHFSVWAGAFALSLIMFPIVARTTEESLKMVPVTYREAGTALGLKKWVITFRIVISAAKSGMITGILLSVSRIGGETAPLIMTILGSSQFFSSMDVPMDALPLRIWRLSLLPYDSAQLQGWGSALVLIIIILGINLAVRYFFANRKGKPGIFRQLIKKGVHAKN; this is encoded by the coding sequence TTGAGTACTAATGAAAAAAGGCAAGAGTATCGGACCCTATTCAAAAATAATGTAGAGAAAAGACTTGTTGTTGATAAAATAGTTCGAATCATAGTTTTTGCATGTGTGATAATTGCAATTATTCCTCTTGGAAGCATTCTAGTTGAAGTATTCAAAAATGGATTTGCTGCAATAAGCTATGAATTTTTAACCGAAGTACCTGGTTCTATTGGTTCTGGTGAAGGTGGCATTGGACCTGCAATTCAGGGTACTATGATAATAATTGGACTTTCAAGCTTAATTGGTGTCCCAATAGGTGTAATGTCTGGAATTTATCTATCTGAATATGGTGATAATAGACTTGCACGAAGTATAAGATTCTTCAACGATGTGTTCATGGAATTTCCATCTATTGTTCTTGGCATCTTTGCATTTTTAGTAATTGTGTTGCTTCTTGGTCATTTCTCAGTATGGGCAGGTGCATTTGCATTATCTTTAATCATGTTCCCCATTGTTGCAAGAACTACTGAAGAATCTCTGAAAATGGTTCCTGTGACTTATCGTGAAGCTGGAACTGCTCTGGGTTTGAAAAAATGGGTAATTACTTTTAGAATTGTAATTTCTGCTGCAAAAAGCGGAATGATCACTGGAATTTTATTGTCTGTATCAAGAATTGGCGGTGAGACTGCTCCGTTAATTATGACTATTCTTGGAAGCAGCCAATTCTTTAGCAGCATGGATGTTCCAATGGACGCACTGCCTTTGAGAATTTGGAGATTGTCTTTGCTGCCTTATGACAGTGCACAATTACAGGGTTGGGGTTCCGCTCTAGTTTTAATTATAATAATTCTGGGAATTAATCTGGCAGTTAGATACTTTTTTGCAAATAGAAAGGGAAAGCCAGGAATTTTCAGACAATTAATTAAGAAAGGAGTGCATGCTAAAAATTGA
- the pstC gene encoding phosphate ABC transporter permease subunit PstC, which yields MERINLNPEKHGKRQISDKIFKIGATVAGVYVLVMIALLVFQLVSESYPIWEEDGLSFITSTDWNAVEGRESFGALPYIFGTLVTASLAMLIGVPLSIGIAMFISDAPAKIGGPLGFIVELLAAVPSVIYGLWGLFVFRIYFKDWVEEPLHNLFGDSIFLFSGTPFGLDIITASIILAIMIIPTVSAVSREVMKAVPQQQREAAYMLGATKWEMFKLAVFPYSKTGLIGASILGLGRAVGETMAVTMLIGNATGISAITSSLFKPSQTMSSIIANEFVEASPASLHLPALIGVALILLLIAIAINVVAHLLVTRMMKVKEGAINN from the coding sequence GTGGAACGGATTAATCTAAATCCTGAAAAGCATGGTAAACGCCAAATTTCAGATAAAATTTTCAAGATTGGCGCAACTGTGGCAGGCGTTTATGTTTTAGTCATGATTGCATTGTTGGTTTTTCAATTGGTCTCTGAGTCATATCCGATTTGGGAGGAAGATGGATTGTCATTTATCACTAGTACTGATTGGAATGCAGTTGAAGGTAGGGAATCTTTTGGCGCATTGCCCTACATCTTTGGTACCCTAGTTACTGCCTCACTTGCAATGTTGATTGGCGTTCCACTAAGTATTGGAATTGCAATGTTCATCTCTGATGCTCCTGCAAAAATAGGCGGCCCCCTGGGTTTTATTGTTGAGCTTTTAGCTGCAGTTCCAAGTGTGATTTATGGATTATGGGGACTTTTTGTTTTTAGAATTTACTTTAAGGACTGGGTAGAAGAACCACTGCACAATTTATTTGGTGATTCCATATTTTTATTCTCGGGAACTCCTTTTGGTCTTGACATAATTACTGCAAGTATAATTTTAGCTATAATGATTATTCCAACCGTTTCAGCAGTATCTCGTGAAGTGATGAAGGCAGTACCTCAACAACAAAGAGAAGCTGCATACATGTTAGGCGCAACAAAATGGGAAATGTTCAAGCTAGCCGTATTCCCATACTCTAAAACTGGTTTGATTGGTGCATCGATTCTTGGACTTGGAAGAGCTGTTGGTGAAACAATGGCAGTTACGATGTTGATTGGCAATGCAACTGGCATATCTGCAATCACTTCGTCTCTATTCAAACCAAGTCAAACAATGTCTAGTATCATTGCCAATGAATTTGTTGAAGCATCCCCTGCATCATTGCATCTTCCTGCTTTAATTGGAGTTGCACTGATTCTTTTGCTCATTGCAATTGCAATCAATGTAGTTGCACACTTGCTGGTAACTAGAATGATGAAAGTAAAGGAGGGTGCAATTAACAATTGA